The Onychomys torridus chromosome 12, mOncTor1.1, whole genome shotgun sequence genomic interval ttcctcttcgaagcaggaacctgaaggaccattttgtcaagcaaagtttagtggtcacctttctatgggtcctgcatgtccagttgatcaagcagtccagggaagaacagtttcttgcccaaatggctatttttgccaaggtgaagataaactccatataaagtgtcttcaatgcccatcctcctctctgcagtaaatcggtgctgccaggagcagatatgtctcactgtccagaaagtcactgaaaatattttaaatgtcatattctgtcaTATTCaaacctttgaagtgtttgaagattacctgtctatctgaaatatatctatgtatacctagagaacttaacatgactataagtttaactatcatagaagactaattgatctgtatttcttaattatccattgcaatctaaatgagttgcataaacataatacctcaaccgagagtagaaatacatatacagtataacaaaattaagtttgtatcaacagactaaaatctataccaatgtaagacattttaaacaagttgttgttctttaaaagtaagttcattaatctaccctttcatcctattatatctatatcaattaaaggcatgtacaccACTGCCCAGGCCTAAGtttatttctctgtatttgtaatcaggattttcagggggtcttcccctATTAAACCTGATCCATATCAGTCTGGAACGAATCCACAGCCCCTCatctcctgtggaaataaaagcataacctcttctccaAGGTAGCATATCTTTTGACTTCCCTCTtaaagtcaagacatttttaaaatatagatattgGTCTAAtccagcagttttcataatccagtgtGTTTTGGCAGCTGTTGTTTcttatctccccccaccccccacccacccccgagacagggtttcactgtgtagctttgcgcctttcctggaacttgctttggagaccaggctggccttgaactcacagagatctgcctgcctctgctgggattaaaggtgtgcaccaacaccaccaGCTGTAGCTGTTGTTTCTTTATTAGCAATCTGAAAATCTAAAGACAGCACAAAAGCATATAGAATGCAGGCTCCGTAGTTTCCATCTTTTCCTGgcttattatatatatgtatgtatatgtgtgtatgtgtgtgtgtgtgtgtgtgtgtgtgtgtgtgtgtgtatacatatatatatttttttcttttttgaagatttatttattatgtatacagaagagggcgccagatctcattacagatggttatgagccaccatgtggtgctgggaatagaactcaggacctctggaagagcagtcagtgctcttaacctgtaagccatctctccagccctatatatattttttactctactctttttttttttttttttttgatttatttatttattatgtatacagcatatatgactgcaggccagaagagggcaccagatcttgttacaggtggttgtgagccaccacgtggttgctgggaattgaactcagaacctctggaagagcagtcagtgctcttaacctctgagccatctctccagcccctactctactccttttttaaggacttcattattttcaaattatttttaaatctatgactGTCTCTACcaagccaatatatatatatatatatttaaacacattgtaacccatttagaggtttttttttttttccatctggatctgtctttagtgAGTATCTGCATTGTTTTTTGATCACATGAGACAAATCTTATACTGCTATATTAGTCATGGGCTTGGTTCAAGCTTAGTGCATGGCGTTGGCGGCTGCGCCTTTCCCCCATTCCCTGAGAGCTTTGCTTCAAGGTATAGATAGGTACCAGTGGGAGCTATGCTtaccaccccagctctgggaagttgttgGGCCCATGCTGCCACCAAGTAGTGCATACCTGCTGCTCATGAACCCCATTTAAGTGTTCCATAGCAGAGCCTCCTGAAAGAGCCATGCCCATGTTTACTGCTAGCACCAAGCCAAGGAAACTGCCTCTTAGAGGAACTGTACCTCTAGCAGTTGCTGCTAACAAACAGAGCCTACCCAAAAAAGGCAGTTACCAAGAAACTGAGTTTGGCTccgtttttgtgtgtttggaccccccccctccttttttttttttttttttttttaaatagttttcttaTGTTCTATGTGGATCTACATTGCCAGACATTTAGGCACCATTTGTAGgcggagttttcctgtcccagcagctgcttccaaataatcactcacagacttaatattaattgtaaatgctcagccaatagctcaggcttattactaactagctcttacaacttaacacatttctattaatctatgtgctgccccaaggcttgtggcttttactttgtctacatgtcctgcttcctctctttctggctcacaactcctgactctgtccttcttcctatCTTTGTCTCTGCCCCAAAAAtccaatcagctttttttttttttttttaatattaacaatgagagcaacacattttcacagtgtacagaaggattattccacagcactgagTCTCCATCAGGCCTGGTGACAAGTACCTATACCTCCTGACCCATCTTACCAAaaagctgttttaaaatttaagagatggagggatggtttagtggttaagagcttttgttgctctttcagaggacccaagttcaattcttgCACTCAAATCAGGTGAAGTATCTCATAACCCTCTCTGGGGTTACCATACacctttctggcctctatagaccatacacacatatagcatataatcacacagacacattcataagtaaaaataaaatgactctttaaaaaaaatgtaggcttagcaaaaaaaaaaaagataaaaaagatgtAGAAGGTCTGGaggtgatggtgcatgtctttaatccttgaacttgggaggaaaaggtagctggatctctgtgaattctagggcagcctgttctacaaagctagttccaggatagtcaaggttacacaaagaaaccttgtctcagaaaacaaaacaaccacaacaaaagataaagataaatcttaaaaatgaaatgaaagaaatctcctcttttttttttgagaccagcctggtctgcaagttccaggacagctaaagctgttaacacagagaaactctgtctcaaaaaaatcaaaaaacaaaagaaatgggaTGTTATACCCTATCCATTGTATTATAGGAAGGAGAGACACAACATTTATGGGGTCTAAAAGTCTTTAATAAATCACCACATAAGCAGGGTCACTGAAGGACAAGGACTCAGGAGCCTTGTTTCTCCTGGCAGCCCAGAGCAAGGGCAGTAGTCAGGTCTATAAGCACAAAACCATAAACAGCTGTGCCAAATTACAGTTAACATTTTTCACCAATCAGGAGCCAAAGATTAGGATCTTTCCTTGTATGTTCCATCATCGTCAATCGACACAGAATATAAGCCTTTCTGTTGTTAAGAATAGGCATAATGTCTTAGAGAAATAAGGGGCATGATAGACTGTTTCTGCTCCTTTCAAggagatctttctttctttttctttccttccttccttccttccttccttccttccttccttccttccttctttcttttctttcttttggtttttttgggacaggatttctctgtgtatccctggctgtcctggaactcgttctatagaccaagctggcctcaaactctgtagagtgctgagattaaaggtgtgcactaccactccCAGCCTCAAATGATATTATCATTAATTTTGAGAAACTTTGTAGTCTTCCATTGTTTGATCCTATCAGCCTTTTAAACTCTTTTCAAGAATTGTGAGATGCTTAATgtgaccttttcttcttttctatttttacacTAAAATACTGTACTGAACACCCCCACATCTACCCCTTGCAGTGCTAGGCAGTAAGCTAGGCCCTCCAGCTGCTAGCCAGGCACTCTCACTTCCTGGAATACTCAGTTTCAggttgtgtctttttttttttttttttttaaattatgtatatggtgttttgTCTCTTTGTATGCCTCCAGGCatgaagagggcaccggatctcattacagatggttttgagccacgatgggaattgaactcaggatctctggaagagcagccagtgctcttaacctgagccatctctccagcacccaggtTGTGTCTTAAAATAGACCTGAGACTTGGAGATGAAATCTGCTCCAGTAGGTTAAATAGCCAGCAGACATACAACCTTTAGGCATAATGGTTCGTTTACCTTTAGCATATTGAAGTTTTTCAAAGCATTTGAGTTTTAGTAAACTTAACTTTCGGTGGTTGTTGTTTAAAGGTATTTGTCACCTAAATTGAAGTCTGGGTCAGCGTGGTCATGTGAAGCTGTCCCTGGAGAGGATAAAAGCAGCATATCTAAGGTATGTTGGTGCTGAAGAAGCTCTCAGGGGCAGTCTTCAGCTTACTTTTTCTCTAATGGGCCAGGGACAGATACTTTAGTCTTTGTTATCAGAGGGCCTCCGCCACCATTGCTACCAGTGGATGCCTCCTTAGGCAAACAAGTTAGCTTATCTGTGTCCTAGGAAACTTTCTCTTCCCCACTCCACCCAACccacagacagggtctctgtgtatccctggctgtcctggaacttgctctgtagaccaggctggcctcaaactcatagagatccagctCTGtatcccatgtgctgggattaaaggtgtgcaccaccactcccagctcctctaatgatgtatttattttttatgcacaTTGTTGTTTTGGCTGCATGTTTCCTGcatgagggtgccagatcccctggaactggagttaaagacagttataaactgccatgtgggggctgggaattgaactctcgtcctctgaaagatcagccaatactcttaaccgctaagccacaTCTATCTAGCCTCATATAAgtgttttgcttgtttatgtgtgtgtacaacatgtagatgcctggtgcccaagaaggTCATAAGAGGGCATATgactctgggactggagttgctgGTGTTtggaagctgccatgtgggtgctaggagtcaaatctgagtcctctgtaagagcaacaggtgtcctgaaccactgagccacctctccagcccaaactgTTTCCAAACATAGGCAGCAGGATGGACATGGCTTCCGGGCCACGGTTTCTAATCCCTGACTAACGTAGCAGCATTGACACAGCTGAATAGAGCACATCTGCATCAGTTTACCTAGAAGATGGTAAGGTGAGAAGTCCACGTTAGGAGGGGTCCTCACCACTGAGATCCTCCACAGTGGCTTGAAAGGACCACCAAACAACACCAACTCCATGTCTGAGTGGCTTCTGGGCAGGGTGCTGTGGACCTATTACGCTTTCACATAGGAAGGTGGAGGCTGTGCCCAGAAGACTGTGAATTGGACACCATTGCAAGTTCCATGAAAGTCTGGACTGCATAGTTTAAgactcttgtttcaaaaaaagcCAATTATTTCTGGTACCATCCCCTAATGTACAGCTTTCAGGAGTATTGGTAAGGAACAAACCTAGTCAGAGTTATAAGTCACTTCAAgctttggcttttttaaaaaatgtgtttgttagGTGGTGGTAGTgaacgcctttactcccagcactcaggaggcagagacaggcagatctctgtgagtttgaggtctacagagcaagttccaggacagccaggactacacagagtaaAAACCttgcctaaataaataaataaatgaataaataaataaataaattttagggAATTTGTATGTTTTGCTTCCAAGTATGTCAGTGtacttggtgcctgtggaggccagaagaggaccaCAGATCCTTTAGGAAGCTGTGAGCTCTTTTGTGAGTGTTGGAAGTTGAATTTCAGTCCTCTGGCTTGGGTCCTCTGGTTGTGTAGCCAGTTTTCTTAActactgactcatctctccagccttgcaaGTTAAGTTCTTTACCTAAGGGCTAAGTaaaagaatgtgtatttttttctaatctctaatttagtgtttcttttcatgtttaatacagaaaacaaaccagagtGCTGGAAATGGTATTTGTGACTGTGTCATTAGAGGAAACACAAGTATTAGCTaggagtggtggcatatgccagggcttgggagcctgaggcaggaggatcttatgtttgaggccagcctgggctacacgagaccttgtctcaaacagacATGTTCATAAAGGATATTAAAATGAATCTATGCGCCTACCAGGAGTCTGAGAAACAGAATGGGGCTGGAAGTGTAGATCAGTAGTACAGTGTGCACATAAAGTGAGGCCagatttgatccctagaaccaagggaggggaggggaaaggaagggaaacaagtcttatactttatatacattttttaataatCATTTCTTCTTTGAGATACAAATGATTCATGTTGCTACTATATCTTACTTAGTTTATTAGTAAATATCTTCTgtggattaaaaacaacaaaactggaTCTCATACAGCCTAGCCTAGATTTCAAcatgctatgtagccaaggatgaccttgaactactgatctttTTTTTCCATCTCCGATGTGTTGGATTTTTTAATATACACTGGTGTTATATGGTGCTGGGGTTTGGATCCAGGATTTCTTACATGCTAGGCAATCTTTTTGCCAATTGAGCCACATCTCCAACTCTTACacatttgttttttgctttgggTTTGTTCGTTTTTAGGCAAGGTCTtactctgtcctggaactcactctgtagcccaggctggccttgaactcacagagatccacctgcctctgcctcctacttcctggaattaaagacatgcaacaCTACTCCCAGCTcacacttttgttttttaaatgttgtaataatcttggggttggggtttagctcagtggtagagcgtttgcccagcaagcacaaggccctgggttcgagcctcagctaaAAACAAGTCTTGTTACAATTCCTCTTGTAAGACCGTGTTATCTCAAGTTTTGCATTTAAAAAGACTTTGAGCCGGGCGctggtggagcacgcctgtaatcccagcactcaggaggcagagggtctgtgagttcaaggccagcctgggctacagagccagttccaggacagccagggctgttagacagaaaaaccctgtctcaaaaaaacagaacaaaactttCTGGTTGTCAGTAGCAGAGCACTAGTCCAGCATGTGGCAATGTTCTAAGTTTGATCCCAGcaacaccaaaaccaaaccaaaggccTTGAAGCACAGTGCCATATGCCTGTAGTCGTGGcccttggaaggctgaggggcaGAATCTCTTGTCCTAGAATTTCAGATCAGATTGGACCAAAgaaaggctgcagagatggctcacttAGTTCCCAGCATTTACATCAGCTGACTGTAAATCCAGCTGTAGGGATTCAGTGTCTTCTCTGCACTCTGTGGACATTTGCACTCATGTCCATATGtcccctgcctctctccacacatacatgtatgcacataattaaaaataaaaatctttaaaatgtcagAGAAGATCTGTAAAGGTCAAAACATCCTGGACTTGAAGTTTATAAGATGAAAGAGACCAAGTCCTGATGCCAGCTATTGGCCATATGTTAAATATAGTTGAGGAGCTTACAGTAGGTTTTCATGGCAGTGAAATTAATTGTCCTAATCTTACTTGGCACACTAGGTAAAAATAGGATTAAGAAGGAATTATGATAGACATAGGTTGTGATCATTGTTCCCatcaagaaagagaagagaaggaaaggagggggggAGCAGAGGTGAGGGGACACACTTTATTAGTACTATGTGATAGTGTATAGTGATGGTTCACCTATGGTATCAGTATATCAGGTGGCTTATAtaatgttttctctttatataGTCAGTAATTTTGTTCTCTACAGGGAACTGACAGTAGTGACCCAAAGAGCCCTGTGTGGCAAGacacagaaattgaagaagatatgcCAACACTTTCTCCGCAGATATGCCTAGAAACTCAAGAACAAGGTTCAGAGTCTTTGAGAGAATCACCTGTGCCATGGTTATTTGCCAGGGATGCCGAACAGTGCCTTGAAGGAACAGCTGAAACACTGTCAACCAATCCTGATGATTTATGTGTTGTAAATCATAAGGGACCTACAGCCAAAGTTTCCTACGCTAACGAAGCTACAGTTAAGTCTTCtggtaaaatagaaaatgaagagtGCTCTGTTTCAAGTGTGACCCATTTAGCTGGCGGTAACAGAGTTCCAGAAAGTAGAGTATATCATCTAGTAGTTGGAAAAGAGATTTCCGAGAGAGAAAACCAGGAATCTGTGTTGGAAGCAGTCATGGATCCATGCTTTTCTGCAAAAAGGAGGAAAGTTTTCCTCAAATCCTCAGATCAAGAAGAATCAGAAGGGAATTTTACCCAAAAACTGATAGATTTGGAACGTATGCTTTTTGAGAGACATAAGCAAGAAGAACAGGACCGGTTGTTAGCATTACAACTTCAGAAGGAGGTGGATAAAGAGCAAATGATGCTAAACCGACAGAAAGGGTCCCCAGATCAGTACCAGTTGCGCACATCTTCGCCCCCAGACAGGCTGCTGAATAAACAGAGGAAGAATTCCAGAGATAGGAACTCCGGAAAGCAGACTAATTCAGAGTGTTCGAAATCTCAGAGGAGCACAAAAGATGAATATTGGCAACCCTTTAAAAGCACTTGGAAGGATTCAGTTAATGGAAGAAAGATGCCAGGTCCAGCTAAAGATGATTGTAGTAGTGCATCCAAAAGCATTTATTCCCAACAGCGTAGTAATTCACAGAAAAATATTCTTCAAATGTTTCAGAGATAAACCAAGCAAAGCATGAGTAAAGAGAGTGTTCTGTAATTAGTAAAGCTGTATTATAAAGCTAGCTCTTTTCAGTCATAAAATCTTAAGATGCGCCATTATTTCCGCTCAGCAAGCACACTTACTCTCCTTTTTTTAAGGTATGGTTGGTTACACAGGAAGAATCTACAAATGTTTCTGCAAGTCAGTGATAAGGAAAGGTCCTTAAGAAATGTTTCTGTTGTCAATAACTGCTATGTTCTAATTGTGACAATCTTTACAGTTAGTTATAAAAATGCCTAGGTCAGGACATCTTCAGGTACCATTCCCTTTCCAAAACTCCCATGTTTTATGGCCTTTGTTTTGGGTGGGTAAGGAATCCACATGGGTATCTTCCATAACACTAAAGTAGTTCATTCAGACCTGCTTTAATCTAAGCATCCCAGCCTTTCCTTTGATTTAAGGTGGATTAGGATCTACATCAACTAGTTGACTAAAAGGCTGCTAGGTTGTTAACACAAAAGGGTTTAAGAGTGGGATGGGGCTGAGTGGTGGGCTGGCAGTTAGAGGTCACTGGAACTGAATCAGAAACTGGGTCCAGAATGGGCACTGAATTTCTTGTGGCAGGACATTCTCCTTCATCCCTTCTTTgttaaatgacaaaatattttacGTTTACAGCTTTTCACACTCTGGTGTCTTTGCAACTATTGTGATATTTTTACTGATCTCTTCTAGAAAAAGGACTTTACTGCAGGACCGTGCATTACCACCCTTTTGCTTACTGGCTCAGACTTGTATTTGTGTTTTTGCACAGAGATAGAAAGTGGTATGTGGTGTTGGCCATGCTTGCCCTGAAAGATAAATCCAAAGGAAACTGACTTTATCTTGTGAAATTGAACTTGTACTATTATCTTACCTTTCATTAAGATGAACAACTTTTAGCAAACCATAGTTCCAACAGTATTTCCTCTGGTGTCCTGGCATCCATTTATTGTTAACATAATGAACTGTCTTAGTGCAGTGTTTGGCTTGAgctttttcttccaattttgagattttttttatgtttatcttggcagaatttttttctaagagCAATTTACCTTAATGCTTTAAGTGTTGAActcaaaattaaaagttaacACAGTGAATCTTTCTAGGATAGTTCATGaccaaagggaagaagaaaaacaggccATGGAGTGGTATGTTAGAGTTTATATACTTTACTTCTCCACCTGCTTGTCCATGGGGACCTCATCATGACTGGAGTTGGTTTTGAGATTTGTAGTTTCTCATTTAGCCTTTCTGTTATTCCTACTGTTTATACCTGTGTGTTAGAAAGTGTTACATTTTCTTATTGGTCATTAGTGAACTgttatttcctcatttttgtgGGAAACATTTGATTTTCTCAGAATATTAAAGCTGtgcaaatgtttaaaataaaattaaaaagaggccgggcatggtggtatatatgCCTaactaatcccagtacttgggaggcagaggcaggggcatctctgtgagttctaaaacatataattaattaaaagaatgaTTAGTAAAAAATTGACTCTCATGTTTATTTTACTACACtttagtaggaaaaaaaaaatctacaaaccaggcatggtgatacatgccaaTCCTGTTGAGGCTAAGGAGCATTTTGATTTAGTGGCCAAGCTGGTCTGCATTTTAAGACCCTGTTTGTGGTACTAGAGAGGAAACCcacagcctcacacatgctaggtaagcatactctcactgagctacactcccagcccaagtgaaactgtctcaaaagccaaaacagAAATTGGCTACATAAAAATTAGACATTATGCATTATAACAAAACTCCCATAAAACTTAAgaacaggctgggcggtggtggcacacgcctgtaatcccagcacttgggaggcagaggcaggtggatctctctgagttcaaggccagcctggtgtacagagctagtccaggataggctccaaagctacagagaaaccctgtctcgacaaaacaaaacaaaacttaagaaCATAgttgctgggcatagtggtgcacacctttgatctgagcacttgggagacagaggcagtcagatctctgagtttgaggccagtcttgtctacatagttccaggacagccagagaactACATAGCTACAtacaaaaaatattactttacatTCATTAATTGTGAAGGCTGGCAGCTGTGTGCTGCAgcatgtttgtggaggtcagagggcaacttggaAGAGTTGGTTCTTAGTATGAAGTTTCTGGAGACTTGAAGTAGGACAGGCACATAGAGTCGAGGAAATTGGTTCAGACCAATTGCCAAGGCATGTATATAACGTACTCCttgagagccaacctggagtctgcccaAGGGCTTAGCAACAGAAGCTGTCAGGGTTCCTGGTCATGCTGAGTCTGTCTGAGGGCCTAGCGACAGTCACTGTTGGTTCCTGATGGacgtcagagttcctgatcatgcccagccaacgAGGGACGACCACACAGACTGGGCGCTAGGAGGAcagtatataaggccttccctgttattgaataaatgagtttgttattGCCTTCAAtggactcccagtgtctgtgttgttgatgctgcgccttctcaccccctccccagaggggactactaagccatcttgcttgtCCCACAAggcttttttaattaagattttaagCACAACAGAGTTTCTCAAAGAGACATCTTTAATACTTTGGAATTCTGAATCATGCTGGAAATAACTAGTCAAAGTaacattaaatgtttttaaaatactccATGGTGTTTATAAAGCTCAGTTTGTACAACTccatgtggctgctttttgtcatgtttagcattttaattttgtattagaATATACATAATGGGTGTAAAACGTATGCCATTCTcatatatgtaatgtattttgatcctgTTTCTTGACCCCTGCCACTCTCTTAACTGTGAGGAataatctggccttgaacttgtgatcctcatATTTCTGCCTTCTCAGTATATATGTAACAGCACAAGCCACCACAAACAGCTAG includes:
- the Rnf168 gene encoding E3 ubiquitin-protein ligase RNF168; its protein translation is MKMAASKDAIPSLAECQCGICMEILLEPVTLPCNHTLCNPCFQSTVEKANLCCPFCRRRVSSWTRYHTRRNTLVNTELWEMIQKHYATECKLRVSGQESKEIVDDYQPVRLLSKPGELRREYEEEISKVEAERQASKEEENKASEEYIQRLLAEEEEEEKRQTEKRRSEMEEQLKGDEELARRLSISINNNYEKNTLSSPSSSRKSDAVTNKSQKKNTNKQKNFGDIQKYLSPKLKSGSAWSCEAVPGEDKSSISKGTDSSDPKSPVWQDTEIEEDMPTLSPQICLETQEQGSESLRESPVPWLFARDAEQCLEGTAETLSTNPDDLCVVNHKGPTAKVSYANEATVKSSGKIENEECSVSSVTHLAGGNRVPESRVYHLVVGKEISERENQESVLEAVMDPCFSAKRRKVFLKSSDQEESEGNFTQKLIDLERMLFERHKQEEQDRLLALQLQKEVDKEQMMLNRQKGSPDQYQLRTSSPPDRLLNKQRKNSRDRNSGKQTNSECSKSQRSTKDEYWQPFKSTWKDSVNGRKMPGPAKDDCSSASKSIYSQQRSNSQKNILQMFQR